From Jeotgalibaca dankookensis, one genomic window encodes:
- the atpD gene encoding F0F1 ATP synthase subunit beta, with product MEKGHIVQVIGPVVDVDFPLDTELPKIHDALVIKKERPDGTVEKVVLEVALQIAQGSVRTIAMQSTDGLQRGQEVLNTKQPIRVPVGEETLGRVFNVLGDTIDLKSEFPDDYPREGIHKLAPTYDELSSNYEILETGIKVIDLLAPYLKGGKVGLFGGAGVGKTVLIQELIHNIVEEHGGISVFTGVGERTREGNDLYNEMQESGVGKKTAMVFGQMNEPPGARMRVALTGLTMAEHFRDKEKQDVLLFIDNIYRFTQAGSEISALLGRMPSAVGYQPTLATEMGELQERIASTKNGSITSIQAIYVPADDYTDPAPATTFAHLDATTNLERRLTEQGIYPAVDPLGSSSSGLSPEIVGEEHYNVATEVQFILQRYNELQDIIAILGMDELSENEKEIVGRARRIQFFLSQNFHVAESFTGIPGSYVTVEETVRGFKEIIEGKHDDVPEEAFRNVGTIDDVLLKAKNLGYKGV from the coding sequence ATGGAAAAAGGACATATCGTTCAAGTTATTGGGCCTGTCGTTGATGTCGACTTTCCCCTAGACACAGAACTACCAAAAATCCATGATGCTTTAGTAATAAAAAAAGAGCGTCCAGATGGAACCGTTGAAAAGGTTGTTTTAGAAGTAGCCTTACAGATTGCACAAGGATCTGTTCGGACGATTGCGATGCAGTCAACGGACGGATTACAGCGTGGGCAAGAAGTTTTGAATACCAAGCAACCAATTCGGGTTCCTGTAGGGGAAGAAACACTAGGAAGAGTATTTAATGTCCTGGGAGACACAATCGATTTGAAGTCTGAATTTCCTGATGACTATCCACGCGAAGGAATCCATAAGTTAGCACCAACTTATGATGAATTAAGTAGTAATTATGAAATTCTCGAAACAGGTATAAAAGTGATAGATTTATTAGCACCTTATTTAAAAGGTGGTAAAGTTGGTCTCTTTGGTGGTGCTGGGGTAGGGAAAACAGTTTTAATCCAAGAACTGATTCATAATATCGTTGAAGAACACGGTGGGATTTCGGTCTTTACCGGTGTTGGTGAGCGTACACGTGAAGGAAATGACCTTTACAATGAAATGCAAGAGTCTGGAGTGGGCAAAAAAACAGCGATGGTATTTGGTCAAATGAATGAACCACCAGGAGCACGTATGCGTGTGGCTTTGACTGGTTTAACCATGGCAGAACATTTCCGCGATAAAGAAAAACAAGATGTGCTTTTGTTTATCGATAATATTTACCGATTTACACAAGCTGGTTCAGAGATTTCCGCGCTGCTCGGAAGAATGCCCTCAGCTGTTGGGTACCAACCTACACTAGCAACTGAAATGGGTGAACTGCAAGAGCGGATTGCTTCTACAAAAAATGGATCGATTACATCGATTCAAGCGATCTATGTACCGGCGGATGACTACACAGACCCAGCTCCTGCCACTACTTTTGCCCATTTAGATGCTACTACAAACTTAGAGCGTCGTTTAACCGAACAAGGGATTTATCCAGCCGTTGATCCATTAGGTTCATCTTCAAGTGGTCTCTCTCCAGAAATTGTCGGTGAAGAGCACTATAATGTTGCAACGGAAGTACAATTTATTCTCCAACGTTATAATGAGTTACAAGACATTATTGCCATACTAGGTATGGACGAATTGTCTGAGAATGAGAAAGAAATCGTAGGCCGTGCTAGAAGAATTCAATTTTTCTTATCACAAAATTTCCACGTAGCCGAGTCTTTTACAGGTATACCAGGTTCTTATGTAACCGTTGAAGAGACGGTAAGAGGCTTTAAGGAAATTATTGAAGGGAAACATGATGATGTCCCTGAAGAAGCCTTTCGAAATGTTGGTACGATTGATGATGTATTATTAAAGGCAAAGAATTTAGGTTATAAAGGGGTGTAA
- a CDS encoding F0F1 ATP synthase subunit gamma has product MASSLIELKKRIASTKKTSQITNAMHLVSASKLNRSEEKVKRYQLYASKIREMVTHIAGGQLSLLEESGHAVAQSQQVINFHDLLIEREVKKTGYLIISTDQGLAGSYNSSIFKHARKMILDDHELPKEYMVITIGETLARDLEKSDIHVAHVVEDLKDQPSFGDVRDIVTLLVDYYRDGEFDELYVCYTHHINAMSSEFRAEKMLPLSDLDTSETQEYEVEYLFEPTEEDILEVLLPQYAESLIYGAIIDAKTSEHASRMLAMKSATDNAGDLIKRLSLQQNRMRQAAITQELTEIVSGASAQEEK; this is encoded by the coding sequence ATGGCATCGTCATTAATTGAATTAAAGAAGCGCATTGCTTCTACAAAAAAAACAAGTCAAATCACTAATGCTATGCACCTCGTATCCGCTTCAAAACTGAATCGGTCAGAAGAGAAGGTCAAGCGATACCAGCTGTATGCAAGTAAAATTAGAGAAATGGTGACTCATATCGCAGGCGGCCAGTTATCTTTATTAGAAGAAAGTGGCCATGCAGTTGCACAAAGTCAACAAGTAATAAATTTTCATGATTTATTAATTGAACGTGAAGTGAAAAAGACTGGCTATTTAATTATTTCAACGGATCAAGGTCTAGCTGGAAGTTATAACTCGTCTATTTTTAAACATGCACGTAAAATGATTTTAGACGACCATGAGTTACCTAAAGAGTATATGGTTATTACAATCGGTGAAACATTAGCGAGAGATTTAGAAAAAAGTGACATTCATGTTGCTCATGTGGTTGAAGATTTAAAAGACCAACCATCATTTGGAGACGTTCGAGATATTGTGACACTACTCGTCGATTACTATAGAGATGGCGAGTTTGATGAACTATACGTTTGTTATACGCATCATATCAACGCAATGTCTTCAGAATTTCGAGCTGAAAAAATGTTACCATTGTCTGACCTCGATACGTCAGAAACGCAAGAATATGAAGTCGAGTATTTATTTGAACCAACAGAAGAAGATATTTTAGAAGTATTACTGCCGCAATATGCAGAAAGTCTGATTTATGGTGCGATCATCGATGCTAAAACATCGGAACATGCTTCTCGCATGCTAGCGATGAAGAGCGCGACAGACAATGCGGGTGATTTAATTAAACGACTATCCTTGCAACAAAACAGAATGCGTCAAGCTGCTATCACGCAAGAATTGACGGAAATTGTTTCTGGTGCAAGTGCACAAGAAGAGAAATAA
- the atpA gene encoding F0F1 ATP synthase subunit alpha, protein MALDKEDLHSLIKQRISSFQSTSEMEEIGKLTYLGDGIARATGLENVMSGELLEFEDGTIGMAQNLERKDVGIVIFGEYFNIRVGETVRRTGHIMEVPVGDALIGRVVDALGNPVDGQGPIKTSKKRPVENEAPGVMDRQPVEEPLQTGIKAIDSLVPIGRGQRELIIGDRKTGKTTIAMDTILNQRGKDVICIYVAIGQKESSVRNMTETLKKYRALDYTIVVSASASNPAPMLYIAPYVATAIAEEFMHEGKHVLIVYDDLSKQAAAYREMSLLLKRPPGREAYPGDIFYLHSRLLERSAKLSDALGGGSITSLPIVETQAGDISAYIPTNVISITDGQIFLESELFFSGIRPAISAGLSVSRVGGSAQTKAMKKVSGTLRLDLATFRELEAFTQFGSDLDASTQQRLNRGHRTVEVLKQGLHQVMPMEEQVIILYALTKGFLDVVPVRDIPRFESELMTNLHFAVPHVIEEIVTTKKLTDEVEVELFAAIKAFASGFIPHSL, encoded by the coding sequence GTGGCATTAGACAAAGAAGATTTACATTCTTTGATCAAGCAAAGAATCAGCTCTTTTCAATCGACTTCAGAAATGGAGGAAATTGGAAAACTGACCTATCTAGGAGATGGAATTGCTCGTGCGACTGGTTTAGAGAATGTTATGAGTGGGGAACTGCTCGAGTTTGAAGATGGGACCATTGGTATGGCCCAAAACTTAGAAAGAAAAGACGTCGGAATTGTCATATTTGGTGAATACTTTAATATTCGTGTGGGGGAAACAGTTAGACGGACCGGACATATCATGGAAGTTCCTGTTGGGGATGCCTTAATTGGACGCGTAGTAGATGCACTTGGAAATCCTGTTGATGGCCAAGGCCCTATTAAGACTTCCAAAAAACGTCCAGTTGAAAATGAAGCGCCAGGTGTTATGGACAGACAGCCAGTAGAAGAGCCTTTACAAACTGGGATTAAAGCGATTGATTCGCTTGTGCCAATTGGTAGAGGACAACGTGAGTTGATTATTGGTGACCGTAAGACTGGAAAGACAACCATTGCAATGGATACTATTTTAAACCAACGTGGCAAAGATGTTATTTGTATCTACGTAGCAATTGGTCAAAAAGAATCCTCAGTTCGGAATATGACCGAGACACTTAAGAAATACCGAGCGCTTGATTACACGATTGTTGTATCAGCGAGTGCTTCTAACCCAGCACCTATGCTGTATATTGCACCCTATGTAGCAACTGCAATCGCAGAAGAGTTCATGCATGAAGGGAAACATGTTTTAATTGTTTATGATGATTTATCTAAACAAGCGGCAGCTTATCGCGAAATGTCCTTACTTCTCAAACGGCCACCTGGTCGAGAAGCCTATCCAGGAGATATTTTCTACTTACACTCACGCTTACTAGAACGATCTGCAAAACTGAGTGATGCTTTAGGAGGAGGTTCCATTACCTCACTTCCGATTGTGGAAACACAAGCGGGTGATATTTCTGCTTATATTCCTACCAACGTTATTTCTATTACGGATGGTCAAATTTTCCTAGAAAGTGAATTATTCTTTTCTGGAATACGTCCGGCTATCTCCGCAGGTTTATCAGTATCTCGTGTAGGTGGATCTGCACAAACGAAAGCCATGAAAAAGGTTTCTGGAACACTCCGTTTAGATTTAGCAACCTTCCGAGAGTTAGAAGCCTTTACGCAATTTGGTTCCGATTTAGATGCCTCTACTCAACAACGATTAAACCGTGGCCACCGAACAGTTGAAGTATTAAAACAAGGTCTGCACCAAGTGATGCCTATGGAAGAGCAAGTAATTATTTTATACGCTCTTACAAAAGGGTTCTTAGATGTTGTGCCAGTTAGAGATATTCCTCGTTTCGAGTCAGAATTAATGACCAATTTACATTTCGCTGTTCCGCATGTCATTGAGGAAATTGTTACAACCAAAAAATTGACAGATGAGGTAGAAGTTGAGTTGTTTGCGGCTATCAAAGCATTTGCATCCGGATTTATACCACATAGTCTTTAA
- a CDS encoding F0F1 ATP synthase subunit delta: MDKIEESLIDSYIDEFLDELEPENQSKIIKLTSAVPLRPEQKERIVTAFLNKINYTDEYEVIEVVDESVLGGVNLESDNFSYDNTLRNKLSQMKKHILQDQ, encoded by the coding sequence ATGGACAAAATTGAAGAATCTCTTATTGATAGTTACATTGACGAATTTTTAGATGAACTTGAACCTGAAAATCAGTCTAAAATTATTAAGTTGACATCAGCCGTTCCATTACGTCCTGAGCAAAAAGAACGCATCGTTACAGCTTTCCTCAATAAGATAAATTACACGGATGAATACGAAGTTATTGAAGTTGTCGATGAGTCTGTACTCGGCGGAGTAAACCTCGAATCAGATAATTTTTCCTACGACAACACATTACGTAATAAATTATCACAAATGAAGAAACATATATTACAAGACCAATAA
- the atpF gene encoding F0F1 ATP synthase subunit B, translating to MKPLMLLGATSTALGNTIVTLVSFLLLLWLVKRIAWKPLMNVLEEREKTINSDIDTASEAKKIALRDRAETEAQLREARNSANELLSKAQIEGKELQKTIIKTANEDAQRIRKQVEQEVELERTRMLQSMRTEISGLSIALAEKIIGRELSSEDQDRLVNEFIEGLEK from the coding sequence ATGAAACCACTAATGTTGCTGGGAGCTACTTCCACAGCACTGGGAAATACAATCGTTACTCTTGTTTCATTCTTATTATTACTTTGGCTAGTAAAGCGTATTGCTTGGAAACCACTAATGAATGTATTGGAAGAAAGAGAAAAGACGATTAATTCTGACATAGATACAGCATCAGAAGCAAAAAAAATTGCTTTGAGAGATCGTGCCGAAACAGAAGCGCAGTTACGAGAAGCACGTAATAGTGCAAATGAATTATTAAGTAAAGCACAAATTGAAGGTAAAGAATTACAAAAAACAATTATCAAAACAGCAAACGAAGATGCACAACGGATTCGAAAACAAGTTGAACAAGAAGTTGAACTTGAACGAACACGTATGCTCCAAAGTATGCGAACTGAAATTAGTGGGTTATCGATTGCACTTGCTGAAAAGATAATTGGCAGAGAATTGAGTTCAGAAGATCAAGATCGATTGGTTAATGAGTTTATCGAAGGACTGGAAAAATAA
- the atpE gene encoding F0F1 ATP synthase subunit C, with protein sequence MNFIAAAIAVAGAAIGASLGNGRVISTTIEAIARQPELQSRLQTLMFIGVGLIEAVPIMAVVIAFLLIFQ encoded by the coding sequence ATGAATTTTATAGCAGCAGCCATAGCAGTTGCCGGTGCGGCAATTGGTGCTTCATTAGGTAACGGGAGAGTTATTTCTACAACAATTGAAGCTATTGCCAGACAACCTGAATTACAAAGTCGCTTACAGACCCTAATGTTTATCGGTGTCGGACTGATTGAAGCTGTTCCAATTATGGCAGTCGTTATCGCATTCTTACTAATTTTTCAATAA
- the atpB gene encoding F0F1 ATP synthase subunit A, with protein sequence MEHESVIVEFMGIGFDLSIIISVIVTCIIILLFSYITTRKLSVKPGKAQLAIEYIADFVKNMISSSMDWKVGEQFYLLGFTLFLFIWVANIVGLILVINIGGFSYFKSPTASPVVTLALALLVILMTHYYGVREQGFKDYFMNSYIRPVPALFPIKILEEFTNTLTLALRLYGNVFAGEILLGLIASLALSFGPWTWIIGIPLQMVWQGFSVFIGSIQAFVFTTLTMVYLSHKIEH encoded by the coding sequence TTGGAACACGAATCTGTTATTGTTGAGTTTATGGGAATTGGTTTTGATTTGAGTATCATCATCAGTGTTATTGTAACGTGTATAATTATCCTTCTTTTTTCCTATATCACGACAAGAAAATTGTCTGTTAAGCCTGGGAAAGCACAGCTCGCTATCGAATATATTGCAGATTTTGTAAAGAATATGATTTCCAGTTCAATGGATTGGAAAGTTGGCGAACAATTTTATCTACTAGGTTTTACTCTCTTTTTATTCATATGGGTAGCAAATATCGTAGGATTAATTTTGGTTATAAACATAGGTGGTTTTTCTTACTTTAAGAGTCCTACCGCTAGTCCGGTTGTCACATTAGCTCTTGCACTATTGGTTATTTTAATGACACATTACTATGGAGTACGTGAACAAGGTTTTAAAGATTACTTTATGAATAGCTACATACGTCCTGTGCCAGCATTATTCCCAATTAAAATTTTGGAAGAATTCACAAATACGCTTACTTTAGCTCTGCGTTTATACGGTAACGTTTTTGCGGGTGAAATTTTACTCGGTTTAATAGCATCACTGGCATTAAGTTTTGGACCGTGGACTTGGATTATTGGTATTCCTCTACAAATGGTTTGGCAAGGATTCTCAGTATTCATTGGCTCTATTCAAGCTTTTGTATTTACAACTTTAACAATGGTTTATTTATCTCATAAAATCGAACATTAA
- the upp gene encoding uracil phosphoribosyltransferase, with protein MGRVTVMDHPLIQHKLTIIRRVETGTKDFRQVVSEIAMLMAYEVTRDMPLEDIEIETPLVKSVEKTLSGKKVAIIPILRAGIGMVDGFLAMLPAAKVGHVGLYRDEETLQPHEYFVKLPADISERKLFVVDPMLATGGSAIAAIEALEKRGAKTSNIKFVCLVAAPEGVKALNDAYPDVEIVVAALDDRLNEIGYILPGLGDAGDRLFGTK; from the coding sequence ATGGGACGTGTAACAGTAATGGATCATCCGTTGATTCAACATAAATTGACAATTATTCGTAGAGTAGAAACAGGAACAAAGGACTTTCGCCAAGTGGTAAGTGAAATTGCGATGCTAATGGCATACGAAGTCACCCGTGATATGCCTTTAGAGGATATTGAAATTGAAACACCACTTGTAAAATCAGTAGAAAAAACGTTAAGTGGTAAAAAAGTTGCTATTATTCCTATTCTCCGTGCGGGAATTGGGATGGTCGACGGCTTCTTAGCAATGTTACCAGCTGCGAAAGTAGGCCATGTTGGGTTATATCGAGATGAAGAAACACTTCAACCACATGAGTATTTCGTAAAATTACCAGCAGACATTTCTGAACGTAAATTATTCGTTGTTGACCCTATGTTAGCTACAGGCGGATCAGCTATTGCTGCAATCGAAGCGCTTGAAAAACGAGGAGCTAAAACTTCAAATATTAAATTTGTTTGTCTTGTTGCAGCACCTGAAGGAGTTAAAGCACTTAATGATGCTTACCCGGATGTAGAAATCGTCGTTGCTGCTTTGGATGATCGATTAAATGAAATTGGTTATATTCTTCCAGGTCTGGGAGATGCTGGTGACCGTCTATTTGGAACGAAATAG
- the glyA gene encoding serine hydroxymethyltransferase: MYDKQVFQAIENEKLRQENGIELIASENFVSEEVMAVQGSILTNKYAEGYPGKRYYGGCEFVDVIENLAIDRLKELFQAEYANVQPHSGSQANMAAYRALLEPGSKILGMDLNHGGHLTHGSKVNFSGQTYDFVSYGVDKDTEVIDYEKVKEIAIQEKPQLIVAGASAYSRQIDFKKFREIADEVGAKLLVDMAHIAGLCATGHHQNPVAYADVVTSTTHKTLRGPRGGIIMAKKQYGKKLNSAVFPGIQGGPLEHVIAAKAVAFNEAMDLSFKEYIGQVVENAKAMAEVLKQSRFRVISGGTDNHLLLLDVSEFGLNGQEVETLLDSVGITVNKNSIPFDTLPPSKTSGIRIGTPAITTRGFGRKEAVQVAELMIETLENRDKPEQLEAIRNSVHELTENFSLYEKSK, from the coding sequence ATGTATGATAAGCAAGTTTTCCAAGCAATAGAAAATGAAAAGTTAAGACAAGAAAATGGGATTGAGTTGATTGCATCCGAAAATTTTGTTTCAGAAGAGGTAATGGCAGTGCAAGGAAGTATTTTAACGAATAAATACGCAGAAGGCTATCCAGGTAAACGTTACTATGGTGGCTGCGAGTTTGTGGACGTGATTGAGAATTTAGCCATCGATCGATTAAAAGAACTATTTCAAGCAGAGTATGCCAATGTACAACCCCATTCTGGCAGTCAAGCGAATATGGCCGCCTATCGGGCGCTTCTGGAACCAGGTAGTAAAATATTAGGGATGGACCTTAATCATGGTGGACATTTAACGCACGGGTCTAAAGTTAATTTTAGTGGACAAACGTATGACTTTGTATCGTATGGGGTTGATAAAGATACAGAAGTTATCGATTATGAAAAAGTAAAAGAAATCGCGATCCAAGAAAAACCGCAATTGATTGTTGCAGGTGCTAGTGCTTATTCCCGCCAAATTGATTTCAAAAAATTTCGTGAAATAGCAGATGAAGTAGGCGCTAAATTACTTGTTGATATGGCTCATATTGCTGGACTCTGCGCAACAGGACACCATCAAAATCCGGTAGCGTATGCCGATGTTGTTACTTCGACGACTCATAAAACCTTACGAGGTCCACGTGGTGGAATTATTATGGCCAAAAAACAATATGGGAAAAAATTAAACTCCGCTGTTTTTCCAGGAATCCAGGGCGGGCCTTTGGAACATGTAATTGCCGCAAAAGCAGTAGCGTTCAACGAAGCAATGGACCTTTCCTTTAAGGAATATATCGGTCAAGTAGTCGAAAACGCTAAGGCAATGGCAGAAGTTTTAAAACAGTCCAGATTCCGAGTGATTAGTGGCGGAACAGACAATCATTTGCTGTTACTGGATGTCTCAGAGTTTGGATTAAATGGTCAAGAAGTAGAAACGTTACTTGATTCAGTAGGAATCACTGTTAATAAAAATTCGATTCCTTTTGATACATTACCACCATCAAAAACAAGTGGTATTCGAATTGGAACACCAGCCATAACTACGCGCGGATTTGGTAGGAAAGAAGCCGTGCAAGTTGCCGAATTGATGATTGAGACACTAGAAAATCGAGATAAGCCCGAACAATTAGAAGCCATCAGAAATTCCGTACATGAATTAACAGAGAATTTTAGCTTATACGAAAAAAGTAAATAA
- a CDS encoding L-threonylcarbamoyladenylate synthase translates to MKTKLFHSENLEEASHYLKAGELVAFPTETVYGLGAIASDDAAVKKVYQVKGRPSDNPLIVHVASDDIASYVAEVSPMAKKLMRAYWPGPLTLIFNVKPDIFAPSVTGNQTTVALRMPDQPMTLQLIKEAGFPLVGPSANTSGKPSPTKPEHVLHDLEGKIVGVVDGGETNIGVESTVLDLTDSRGPIILRPGAITREQIQIVIDQKVWMNHEVSQKNQEGAPKAPGMKYIHYSPEQPVVLIKSDWQGKIKELLQKNKRIGILASDEKIAELTEKSELSVYSLGSIKEPMLASKKLYAGLRYFDGQDVDIILAEVYPKEGIGIAVMNRLEKAATTIYPE, encoded by the coding sequence ATGAAAACAAAATTGTTTCATTCTGAAAATTTAGAGGAAGCGAGTCATTATTTGAAAGCAGGGGAGTTAGTCGCTTTTCCAACCGAAACAGTTTATGGGCTGGGAGCAATTGCTTCAGATGATGCTGCTGTAAAAAAAGTATACCAAGTAAAAGGAAGACCTAGTGATAACCCTTTGATTGTTCATGTTGCTTCAGATGACATTGCCTCTTATGTGGCCGAGGTTTCTCCTATGGCAAAAAAATTGATGCGTGCTTATTGGCCCGGTCCTTTAACATTGATTTTCAATGTTAAACCAGATATCTTTGCGCCATCTGTAACTGGCAATCAAACAACAGTCGCTTTGCGTATGCCTGATCAGCCAATGACTTTACAATTAATTAAAGAAGCTGGATTTCCCCTAGTAGGGCCAAGTGCGAATACCTCAGGAAAACCCAGTCCGACTAAACCAGAACATGTATTACACGACCTTGAAGGAAAAATTGTAGGGGTTGTAGACGGCGGTGAGACCAATATCGGTGTGGAATCAACTGTTCTTGATTTGACTGATTCAAGAGGGCCAATTATTTTGCGCCCAGGAGCCATTACTCGAGAACAAATTCAAATCGTTATTGATCAGAAAGTTTGGATGAATCACGAAGTAAGCCAGAAAAATCAAGAAGGTGCCCCCAAAGCACCTGGAATGAAATATATCCATTACTCACCAGAACAACCTGTCGTCTTAATAAAAAGTGATTGGCAAGGAAAGATTAAGGAGCTCCTGCAAAAAAATAAAAGAATTGGTATTCTAGCTTCTGATGAAAAAATAGCTGAACTGACAGAAAAATCAGAACTGTCAGTTTATTCACTAGGTTCTATAAAAGAACCGATGCTAGCTTCGAAAAAATTGTATGCAGGGTTACGTTATTTTGATGGTCAAGACGTTGATATCATCTTAGCCGAAGTCTATCCTAAAGAGGGAATTGGAATTGCCGTTATGAATCGACTAGAAAAAGCTGCAACAACCATTTATCCAGAATAG
- the prmC gene encoding peptide chain release factor N(5)-glutamine methyltransferase, translating to MEILRKRTYQQTVQQGARYLELNNKHTYVAERLLLDRLDWNKTDFIKHLNQEMPEDIFLQYLDDLNQFIEGKPVQYIVGKEWFYGLPLKVNSDTLIPRSETEELVQIALTHLNKKVGTQPLKTLDIGTGSGAIAITMKHERNQDSVTATDISEKALRVAEENARNHQLDIRFLQGDLLEPVSLETFDCIISNPPYISYSETELMDESVLEYEPHSALFAGNEGMSLYERLAYSLPFSLKTDGCLFMEIGFQQGEKLLELYKKAFPDKEVLIQQDINGLDRMLIVK from the coding sequence ATGGAAATTCTTAGGAAGCGAACCTATCAACAAACGGTTCAACAAGGTGCGCGTTATTTAGAATTAAATAATAAACATACCTACGTAGCTGAACGCTTGTTATTAGATCGTTTGGATTGGAATAAAACAGACTTTATTAAGCATCTGAACCAAGAGATGCCCGAAGATATATTTTTACAATATTTAGACGATTTGAACCAATTTATTGAAGGAAAACCCGTACAGTATATTGTAGGAAAAGAATGGTTTTATGGCCTCCCTCTAAAGGTTAATTCGGATACGCTCATTCCGCGCTCTGAAACAGAGGAGTTAGTCCAAATAGCACTGACACACCTGAATAAAAAAGTGGGAACGCAACCTCTAAAGACATTAGACATTGGGACTGGTTCCGGTGCAATTGCCATTACGATGAAACATGAGCGAAACCAAGATAGTGTAACGGCAACTGATATTTCTGAGAAAGCCTTGCGAGTCGCAGAAGAAAATGCTAGAAATCATCAATTAGATATCCGTTTTTTACAAGGCGATTTACTAGAACCAGTTTCTTTGGAAACCTTTGATTGTATTATTAGCAATCCACCTTACATCAGTTATAGCGAAACGGAATTAATGGATGAATCTGTGTTAGAGTATGAACCACATTCAGCACTTTTTGCCGGAAATGAAGGAATGAGCTTGTATGAGCGTCTAGCTTATTCATTGCCATTTTCTTTAAAAACGGATGGTTGTTTATTTATGGAAATAGGTTTTCAACAAGGGGAAAAACTCTTAGAACTCTATAAAAAAGCTTTTCCAGATAAAGAAGTTTTGATCCAACAAGACATTAACGGATTAGATCGTATGTTAATTGTAAAATGA
- the prfA gene encoding peptide chain release factor 1, whose product MFEQLDTFIIRYEELSELLSDPEVISDTQRLMELTKEEADLRPKVEVFRRYQRIQEELAETEELLSESLDDDMAKLAKEELSDLKTEIEELEEQIKVMLLPEDPNDDKNIIMEIRGAAGGDEAALFAGSLFEMYSKFAESQGWRVEVMDANITGIGGYKEITLMITGQNVFSKLKYESGAHRVQRVPSTESQGRVHTSTATVVVMPEMEEVDVSIADKDIRVDIYHASGAGGQHVNKTASAVRLTHIPTGIVVAMQDERSQLKNREKAMTVLRARVSDKLSSEAQSEYDASRKSAVGTGDRSERIRTYNYPQNRVTDHRIGLTIQKLDQILSGKLDEIIDALILADQAEKLEKINDGNS is encoded by the coding sequence ATGTTTGAGCAACTAGATACATTTATTATTCGGTATGAAGAACTTTCCGAGCTACTAAGTGATCCCGAAGTTATTTCGGATACCCAACGCTTAATGGAACTTACAAAAGAAGAGGCCGATCTCCGACCAAAAGTTGAAGTGTTTCGTCGTTATCAACGAATCCAAGAAGAACTGGCGGAAACAGAAGAATTATTGTCAGAGAGCTTAGATGACGATATGGCCAAATTAGCTAAAGAAGAACTAAGTGATTTAAAAACTGAAATAGAAGAGCTTGAAGAACAAATTAAAGTTATGTTGCTTCCTGAAGACCCAAATGATGATAAAAACATTATCATGGAAATCCGTGGCGCAGCAGGTGGAGACGAAGCCGCTTTATTTGCTGGGAGTTTGTTTGAAATGTATAGCAAATTTGCTGAATCCCAAGGGTGGCGAGTTGAGGTGATGGATGCCAATATTACTGGTATTGGTGGGTATAAAGAAATCACTTTAATGATTACCGGCCAAAATGTCTTTTCAAAATTGAAATACGAAAGTGGCGCACACCGCGTTCAGCGTGTCCCTTCAACTGAATCACAAGGACGGGTGCACACGTCAACTGCAACGGTTGTGGTTATGCCGGAAATGGAAGAAGTAGACGTGAGTATAGCGGATAAAGATATCCGGGTCGATATTTACCACGCTTCAGGAGCGGGTGGACAACACGTTAATAAAACTGCTTCTGCTGTACGATTAACGCACATTCCAACAGGTATTGTTGTTGCTATGCAAGATGAGCGCTCACAATTAAAGAATCGCGAAAAGGCTATGACTGTCCTACGCGCGCGCGTGTCAGACAAGCTCTCTTCTGAGGCACAATCTGAGTACGATGCTAGTAGAAAGTCAGCCGTTGGGACAGGAGACCGTTCTGAACGGATTAGAACTTATAACTACCCACAAAATAGAGTGACCGATCACCGAATTGGACTGACGATTCAAAAATTAGACCAAATACTAAGTGGTAAGTTAGATGAAATTATTGACGCGCTAATATTAGCAGATCAAGCTGAGAAGTTGGAGAAGATTAACGATGGAAATTCTTAG